One region of Candidatus Epulonipiscium sp. genomic DNA includes:
- a CDS encoding chromate transporter encodes MNNTILKLFISFLQVGLFSIGGGYAIIPLIQDRMVNYYNWLTLQEYTDIITISQMTPGPLVVNTASFVGIRIAGIPGAIVATFGSIISGFIISILFYEFFKKNRDINSIANILKGLRSSSVGLIASAAGTIILISFFETSSLQVKNTSVNITAIIMFIVSLLLLRIHKLNPIIVIIIAGVTGLLFY; translated from the coding sequence TATTTATTAGTTTTTTGCAAGTTGGTTTATTTAGTATTGGTGGGGGATATGCGATTATCCCATTAATACAGGATAGGATGGTAAATTATTATAATTGGCTTACACTCCAAGAATATACAGATATCATTACAATTTCTCAAATGACACCTGGTCCTTTAGTTGTCAACACTGCTTCCTTTGTAGGTATACGTATTGCCGGTATTCCCGGTGCTATAGTGGCTACATTTGGAAGTATCATATCTGGATTTATTATTTCCATTCTCTTTTACGAGTTTTTTAAGAAAAACAGGGATATAAATAGTATTGCTAACATATTAAAAGGCCTACGCTCTAGCTCCGTAGGTCTTATTGCCTCTGCGGCAGGTACCATTATTTTGATTTCATTTTTCGAGACTTCATCATTACAGGTTAAAAATACTAGTGTAAATATTACAGCCATAATTATGTTCATAGTTTCTTTGCTTTTATTAAGGATACATAAATTAAACCCTATTATAGTTATAATTATAGCCGGTGTAACAGGGCTACTTTTTTATTAA